From the Alteromonas sp. CI.11.F.A3 genome, the window TGCCCGAACATTGCGCCTAGCCCCACTATAGTGGCAACAAATCCAAGGGTATTTCCCATTCCGCTTTGCATTGAATTGAGCACTTCTGTGGCGTCCATTCCCGTGCCTAATCCTACAAAAGCTGCTGCAATAATAATGGCAATAAATGCATGTACTTTTTTAGCAATAACCAAATAGGCCAGCAGCACAATGCTGATGATGGCGAAAAAAAGAAGTGAAAAAGTATCTGACATGTTTCTTCCCTATAACCTGCAATTAGCGGCACGTAAAAATCTGAGGTACACGATGAAAATTTTTATTATTTAGTAGACAGAGAACACCTCAGGCAACCCGTTGTTACCCCATGCAACACAACGTTAACAAATTATGTATTCGCCGTAACACTATTATAAAGAAACCTTGAACGCAACCGGTTTCCGAATTATGCTTATTTTAAATTAATTAACGTAGTGTCGGGCTCATTGCTTAGCATTGAATCAAAAAGGTAGTTGAATGACTGCAAATACCGTTTTCTTTATTACTGGGGTTTCAGGCACAGGGAAATCTACCATCGGCGAGCGTGTGGCTTCTGAACTGGGATTCGTTTTTGAGGAAGGTGATAATTATCACCCTACCGCTAGCGTAGAAAAAATGTCTGCTGGTATTCCGTTAGAAGATGCCGATAGATGGGACTGGCTAACGCACTTGAATAAAATAGCCAAAGAGCATTTGGCAAATGATCAAAGCGCTATTATTTCTTGTTCAGCGCTTAAAGCATCCTATCGAGCAATATTATGTGAAGGGCTAACAGGTAGGCAAGCTGAAGAGCTAACTGAAGAGAAAACAAATCCATTAGCTAAAGGCGTTCAATCAAATGTAAGGTTCATCTACTTACATGGCTCTACCGATACCATTGGCCAGAGGCTTAAACAAAGACAGCATTTTTTTGTGGGCGATGATATGCTCAAAAGTCAGTTTTCTACCCTTGAAGTACCCACTAAAGATGAGGCTTTCTTTGTAGACGTGACACAAAGTGTCGATGAGGTAGTGGCTACCTGCAAAACGTTTATCAGCTCAGTGACAAGGGCGACATTACCCCTGGATTAAGGCCCTTTTAATACAGCCCTATAGCGCTCTCCTCACGGCTTAATATGTAAACTGCGCACTAATAATAAAAATTGAATATACCCTATGAAAAATATAAAGAAACGTACCACCATTTCAGATATCGCAGCACATTTAGGTATTCACAAAACTACGGTTTCTCGCGCACTTAAAGATTCAAGTAGCATTTCTAAAGCGTTATCGCTGAAAATAAAGAAAGCGGCTAAGGACTTAAATTACATCCCCAACCGCGCCGCACAAAGTTTATCTATTCAAAACAATAAAACGATTGCATTGCTACTGCCTTCATTTGGGAACAATGTCTTTAACGATGTAGTTTCAGGTGCAAAAACTATTGCTGATGAACTTGGCTATGCATTAATGATTGGTGACGCTACCTATTCAGAATTGGGAGAGGAACGAATTGTTGAATCTTATATTCAGCAAGCGGTTTCAGGTTTCATTCTCACGTCTAGCCGCCATACCGATGAAACCATAAGAATGTTAAAAAATACAAATGCGCCGGTTGCTGAAATAATGGATATGTCGGACTCTACTTTCGACGTCAATTATGGTGTAGATCATTTCAATGCGGGAAAAGAAATGACGGACTATTTAGTAAACGTGAAGGGCAGAAAGAAAATTGCTTTTTGTTCATTGCTGCTTGATTGGCGTGCTGTACTTAGAAAACGAGGCTGGGAGCAGGCCCTTCATAATGCACAGTTGCAAGATGATATGTGCCTTCAGTCACGTGCTGATGCCTCATTTCAAGCGGGCGCTGAATTGCTAGTTGAATCGCTTCACAAATGGCCAGACTTAGATGCCATATTTTTTGTTAGTGATGAGCTTGCAGCCGGAGCTGTAATGGAATGTAATCGCCGGGGGATCAAACCGGGAAAAGACATTGATATATGTGGTTTCAACGATTTGAGCTTTGCGAAAGCTATTTACCCTTCCCTTACCACGGTATCCACACCAAGAAGGGAGATGGCTGAATTAGCCACCCGCTCATTGATATCTATTATCGAAGGTAAAAGTGTAAGCGAAACAAGTAAAGTGTTCCCCTATCACATTAAATTAAGGGAAACCGCCTAGGCATTTTGCCTGTTTGCGCTTCCCTACCCTTCATTTTACAGCAGTATTAACAGACTTAGGTTCAGGCTTAAAACATCAAGCGTTTCGTTTTAAGCCCCAAGTTTGAGCTTTTAACGTAAGTTTTTTAACTCTATGCCCTAAGCCTCAAACTTATAATTGTGATAAGCCTTTATGGCTTTCTCCCACATCGTCCCCACTTCACCAGTACCAATGGTTTTACCATCAACTTCAATTACAGGCGCAATTTCTTTGCTTGAAGATGTTAACCAGACTTCGTCTGCGTTAAATAAATCTTCCGTGGTGAACCACTTTTCTTCTACTACCAAGCCCGCTTGTTTAAATGCTTCTAACGCTATTTGGCGGGTGATCCCAGGTAAAAGCTGGTTATCTAATGGTGGGGTGAAAATAGCGTTATCTTTTACCATGAAAACGTTGCATGAACTCGCCTCAGTAATAATGCCGTCACTATTGTGCAAAATAGTTTCTTGAACGCCACTCTCTACTCCCGCCTGAAAGTGCATGACATTACCTAACAATGACGTTGATTTGATATGACATCGCTGCCATCGTTTATCTTCTTCAAGCGCTACTGTGAACGGTTTAACTTTATCCGCTTCTAGGGGTTGAGCGGGCGCAATTTCAAATGCAAAACCAAATACGGTGGGCGTAATATTTTGCGGGTAGGCATGATAACGCTTAGTGTCCGTGCCTCGACTAATATGAAAATACACGCCAATGTTTCCGCTTGGAAAATGACTAGCATTGGCGTCAATAAGCCCATCTAGGTTTTGCTGCCATTGCTGTGCACTATAAGGGTTAGTGATAGAAATTGCGGCTAATCCATCACGCATTCTGCTTAAGTGGCCTATCATACCCACTGCCTTCCCGTGATAAGTGGGTATAACTTCATAAATCCCATCACCGAACAAAAAGCCTCGGTCCATGGGGGATATTTTAGCTTCTGATAACGGCATGAATTCGCCGTTTAAAAATGCAATGGTCACTCTTATTCTCCTGTAAGGCGAAGTCGTTTTTGCCAATTCAATAAAAATGCGGCGCGAGCATCGTCGTAGTGCTGACTTATGAAAGTAACAGTCTCCCCCGGCACGGCTTGTGCTAAACGATTAACATCAAGCAAACTTACGCTGCCAAGCTTAGGGTAGCCTCCTAAGGTTTGTCTATCTCGCATCATCACAATAGGTTGCCCATCGGGCGGAATTTGCATCGCGCCAATGTGTATTGCTTCAGAGCGCATTTTACTAATGTGGCTATGAATGGGGGCACCAGTCAATCGATAGCCCATACGATTAATATTCGTTGTTACCGTGTACTCATTTAAAAACAACCGCCCTTTTTCAGAAGCATTAAATTTGTCTTCTTGGTAGCCAAGTATTAACGCTAAGGGTTGGTTCAAGTCGTATCGCGGCCAGTGCTTCTGTGCCAGCGCCCTGTGAGCACTGCGTAATGTTGGGGTTTCAATGTCGATGGAATCGCCAACCCCTAACGGTGCACCTTTGTTTTCAAGGCCGCCTATCCCCTCACGCAAAACCGTGCACGCACTGCCTAAAGGTGATGGCACTTGCCACCGCCCTTGTATAGCTAGATAGGCTTTGCTGCCCATGTGTTCACTGTCAATGGATACCCTATCACCCGCTTTAACAAAGATGGTTTCAAATGGGCAAGCCGATTGACCATTGACCAGGCAAACCACATTGCGACCGGTAGCCGCCACCTGCCCGTTGGTATCAAATACAAATTCTGCGCACCCTATAATTTCAATACACGGCGTATTTTCTTGGTTACCAGCGAGATAATTCGCCCACCAATATGCTTCTTCATCCATAGGGCCTGACTGACAAAAGCCTTGATGCTGTTTACCTTGCCGCCCACCGTCGATAATTAGGCTCAGCAAACCATTTTGTTCAACACTAACCTTCATGCAAGTCTCTGAATTCCTGTTCTGAAATAGGCGCGAACTTTACATTATCACCTACTTTTAAAAGCGCGTTATGGCTAGTATCCACTAAGTTTAGTGGGCATAAACCCAACAAATGCCAGCCACCAGGCGATGACGAAGGGTAAATAGCGGTTTGGGCATCGGCAATGGCAACCGCCCCTTTTGGTACCTGCTTTCGTGGCGTTTCTAATCTAGCGCAGTGCAAGGTGTCGGGCACGTTCCCCATATAAGCAAAACCTGGCGCGAATCCAACAGCGTAAACTTTGTAAGTCATGCTGATATGAGCATCAATAATATCCTGCTCGCTTAAGCCCGTTTTCTGGCTAACCAACGCTAAGTCGTTAGCCGGTTCTGCGCCGTACCACACGGGTATTTCATGAGTTTTCACGCTAATACCGTCAGTAGCATTTATCCTTATCTTTGGATCTTGCGCTGCCACTGAGCGAAGCATCTGATAAACATAATGGCTATCCACTTTGTGAGCATCAAAAACCAATAGCAATGAATCGTATGCCGGCACGCATTCTTTTAGCCACGGAAACGCCAAGTTCGTAATGGCATGCAACCAATGCTGACATCGCGCATTGGCAATATCTACCGTGTCGCCCGCGAAATACAAAAGTATGGCATCTAAACCAGCAGGTACAATCTGCTTAATATCCCCAAAGGGATGCATAGTAATATCCTTAATAAAAAGGGTGAAATTGTGGCGACGTTAAGGCATTTATGTGATTTATTAAGTAAAAAGTGAATGCGCTTGTGCCTTCATACCGTCTATTTCATGCATTCACGAATTTGTTGCGCAATGTCAACTGCACCGGCGGTATCGCCATGCACGCACAGTGTGTCAGCCTGTAATGGCAATCTTTGCCCGCTAACGGTAATGACTTCCCCATCTTCAATCAAAAGCTTTGCTTGCGTTAACGCTTCTGCGGCAGTTAACACTGCGCCTTCTTGTGAGCGGGGCTGCAAAAAACCTTCATCGGTATATCGTCGATCTGAAAACGCTTCGAATATTAGCGACAATCCATATTCTTGTGCTTCGAGCACCAGCGCTTCATTGTGGGCGTGTGATTGCACCATCAATCCCAATCGACCTTTATTAATAC encodes:
- a CDS encoding LacI family DNA-binding transcriptional regulator translates to MKNIKKRTTISDIAAHLGIHKTTVSRALKDSSSISKALSLKIKKAAKDLNYIPNRAAQSLSIQNNKTIALLLPSFGNNVFNDVVSGAKTIADELGYALMIGDATYSELGEERIVESYIQQAVSGFILTSSRHTDETIRMLKNTNAPVAEIMDMSDSTFDVNYGVDHFNAGKEMTDYLVNVKGRKKIAFCSLLLDWRAVLRKRGWEQALHNAQLQDDMCLQSRADASFQAGAELLVESLHKWPDLDAIFFVSDELAAGAVMECNRRGIKPGKDIDICGFNDLSFAKAIYPSLTTVSTPRREMAELATRSLISIIEGKSVSETSKVFPYHIKLRETA
- a CDS encoding biotin-dependent carboxyltransferase family protein; this encodes MKVSVEQNGLLSLIIDGGRQGKQHQGFCQSGPMDEEAYWWANYLAGNQENTPCIEIIGCAEFVFDTNGQVAATGRNVVCLVNGQSACPFETIFVKAGDRVSIDSEHMGSKAYLAIQGRWQVPSPLGSACTVLREGIGGLENKGAPLGVGDSIDIETPTLRSAHRALAQKHWPRYDLNQPLALILGYQEDKFNASEKGRLFLNEYTVTTNINRMGYRLTGAPIHSHISKMRSEAIHIGAMQIPPDGQPIVMMRDRQTLGGYPKLGSVSLLDVNRLAQAVPGETVTFISQHYDDARAAFLLNWQKRLRLTGE
- a CDS encoding gluconokinase — its product is MTANTVFFITGVSGTGKSTIGERVASELGFVFEEGDNYHPTASVEKMSAGIPLEDADRWDWLTHLNKIAKEHLANDQSAIISCSALKASYRAILCEGLTGRQAEELTEEKTNPLAKGVQSNVRFIYLHGSTDTIGQRLKQRQHFFVGDDMLKSQFSTLEVPTKDEAFFVDVTQSVDEVVATCKTFISSVTRATLPLD
- a CDS encoding D-amino acid aminotransferase; the encoded protein is MTIAFLNGEFMPLSEAKISPMDRGFLFGDGIYEVIPTYHGKAVGMIGHLSRMRDGLAAISITNPYSAQQWQQNLDGLIDANASHFPSGNIGVYFHISRGTDTKRYHAYPQNITPTVFGFAFEIAPAQPLEADKVKPFTVALEEDKRWQRCHIKSTSLLGNVMHFQAGVESGVQETILHNSDGIITEASSCNVFMVKDNAIFTPPLDNQLLPGITRQIALEAFKQAGLVVEEKWFTTEDLFNADEVWLTSSSKEIAPVIEVDGKTIGTGEVGTMWEKAIKAYHNYKFEA
- a CDS encoding 5-oxoprolinase subunit B family protein, translated to MHPFGDIKQIVPAGLDAILLYFAGDTVDIANARCQHWLHAITNLAFPWLKECVPAYDSLLLVFDAHKVDSHYVYQMLRSVAAQDPKIRINATDGISVKTHEIPVWYGAEPANDLALVSQKTGLSEQDIIDAHISMTYKVYAVGFAPGFAYMGNVPDTLHCARLETPRKQVPKGAVAIADAQTAIYPSSSPGGWHLLGLCPLNLVDTSHNALLKVGDNVKFAPISEQEFRDLHEG